Genomic window (Saccharothrix australiensis):
CCTGCGCCGGGGCAGGCCCCGCCGGGGTGCGCTGCGCGGCGTGGCGGCCATCGCGGGCGCCAGCGCCAGCGCCAGCCTGGTCGCGAAGCGCCTGTTCCCGCGCCGCCGGCCGGCCGCCGAGCTGCTGGCGGTGCCGCGCCGGCTGACCAGGCGGCCCACGTCGTCGTCGTTCCCGTCCGGTCACGCGGCGTCGGCGGCGGCGTTCACCACGGCCGTGGCGATGGAGTCGCCCGCCCTGGCCGCCGCGGTCGCCCCGGTCGCCGCCGCGGTGGCGTACTCGCGGGTGCACACCGGCGTGCACTGGCCCTCGGACGTGGCGGCGGGCGCGCTGATCGGCGTCGGCGCGGGCCTGCTGACCAGGCGCTGGTGGCCGGTCGGCCGCGAGGACGCGGCGAGCGCCCGCGAGCACCGGCACCTGGAGGCCCTGCCGGACGGCGAGGGCCTGGTGGTCGTGGTGAACACCGGCTCGGGCCTGGGCGGCGACCCGTCCGAGGAGATCGCCCGCGCGTGGCCCAAGGCGCGGATCGTGTCGATCGACGACCTGGACACGGTGGTCGCCGACCACCAGCCGCGCGCGCTGGGCGTGGCGGGCGGCGACGGCTCGGTGGCGGCCGTCGCGGCGCTCGCGGCGGCCAACCGGCTGCCGCTGGTGCTGGTGCCGGCCGGGACGCTGAACCACTTCGCGCGCGACGTGGGCGTGAGCGGGCTGGCGGACGCGGCTCGGGCGGTCGAGGCCGGTGACGGCGCGCTGGTGGACCTGGCCGCGGTGACGGTGGACGGCGAGGGACCGCGCTGGTTCGTCAACACGGCGTCGCTGGGCGGCTACCCGGACATGGTGCGGCTGCGCGAGAAGCTCCAGGACCGGTGGGGCA
Coding sequences:
- a CDS encoding bifunctional phosphatase PAP2/diacylglycerol kinase family protein gives rise to the protein MLRRVNRLDEALMRRCGRLPATPLDQGLKNLSKAANHSVLWLAAAGVLALRRGRPRRGALRGVAAIAGASASASLVAKRLFPRRRPAAELLAVPRRLTRRPTSSSFPSGHAASAAAFTTAVAMESPALAAAVAPVAAAVAYSRVHTGVHWPSDVAAGALIGVGAGLLTRRWWPVGREDAASAREHRHLEALPDGEGLVVVVNTGSGLGGDPSEEIARAWPKARIVSIDDLDTVVADHQPRALGVAGGDGSVAAVAALAAANRLPLVLVPAGTLNHFARDVGVSGLADAARAVEAGDGALVDLAAVTVDGEGPRWFVNTASLGGYPDMVRLREKLQDRWGKWPAAALAMARVLRTSRPLRVELNGEPHLVWMLFVGNGPYRPKGFAPTMRPALDAGLLDVRYIRADTRFSRARFFLSAVLGSLHRSRTYRHLETRRLDVTVRDAAVAIATDGEVGPTGTAFEFRSRPAALAIYRP